One segment of Bacteroidia bacterium DNA contains the following:
- a CDS encoding HAMP domain-containing histidine kinase — protein MLKAYDEFGYSKLQYLRNVLIIIFIVIAGIMILGSLFLANIISKPITALADQMKKININKTHFELSNTRTTSTEIDYLQEQFKELLTRTHESFVFQKNAVQHISHELKTPIAVLVSELERIKNISSDVKLHEQLGEQVCRAKSLGDIINTLLEISKVEAGQATIQKDVRMDECLFDIMDELKVLYTDFSFELQYKPDSFKESDLIIKANEQLLKQALLNILLNAIRYSNNKKAQITIDCTNYHSLKIDITNSGKTLAPEEVKFLFQHFFRGANSKQHSGFGLGLVLSQKIIILHNGNISYAAPTPGLNVFSIEFEKQNHTL, from the coding sequence GTGCTAAAAGCGTATGATGAATTTGGTTACTCAAAACTGCAATATTTGCGGAATGTGCTGATTATTATTTTTATTGTAATAGCCGGAATCATGATTCTAGGTTCCTTGTTTCTCGCCAATATAATTTCAAAACCAATAACTGCATTGGCTGACCAAATGAAAAAAATCAATATTAATAAAACTCACTTTGAATTAAGCAATACCAGAACAACATCAACAGAAATCGATTACCTACAAGAACAATTTAAGGAATTGCTCACTCGCACCCATGAATCTTTCGTTTTTCAGAAAAATGCGGTTCAACATATTTCACATGAGTTAAAGACACCCATTGCAGTCTTAGTATCTGAACTAGAACGCATCAAAAATATCAGTTCAGATGTGAAACTACATGAACAACTTGGCGAACAAGTATGTCGAGCTAAATCGCTAGGTGATATTATTAACACATTACTTGAAATATCAAAAGTGGAGGCAGGGCAAGCCACAATTCAAAAAGATGTCAGAATGGATGAGTGCTTATTCGACATAATGGATGAGTTGAAAGTCTTATATACTGATTTTAGTTTCGAACTTCAATACAAACCTGACTCTTTTAAAGAATCAGACCTCATTATCAAGGCAAATGAGCAATTGCTTAAGCAAGCATTGTTGAATATACTGTTAAATGCTATTCGATATTCTAACAACAAAAAAGCACAGATTACCATTGACTGCACAAATTATCACTCACTGAAAATTGACATTACAAACTCCGGCAAAACGCTGGCACCGGAAGAAGTAAAGTTTCTTTTCCAACATTTTTTCAGAGGAGCAAACAGCAAACAACATAGCGGGTTTGGATTAGGGCTGGTATTATCCCAAAAAATAATTATCCTCCACAATGGGAATATCTCTTATGCTGCACCTACTCCTGGGCTCAATGTTTTTTCGATTGAATTTGAAAAACAAAATCATACGCTTTAA
- a CDS encoding amidophosphoribosyltransferase, whose translation MSDSIKHECGIAFIRLLKPLEYYKEKYNEPLWGLSRMRLLMVKQLNRGQDGAGLGVVKLNPEFGNRYLARKRSISKGAVAEIFEQIHEQYKAFPADKQEDIDWLKVNFPYAGEVLLGHLRYGTSGGNNIENLHPFLRQNNWMSRNLMMAGNHNLTNVDELFETLIQLGQQPKEMSDNVTILEKIGHFLDEENQEIFRKYKDLGLTNVEITEKIKQELNLVKILKRSVKDFDGAYNLVGIVGHGDSFIIRDPNGIRPSYYYANDEFIVGASERAAICTVFNLQPDDVQELEPGHALIIKADKSWMIDEIIPAGEKKSCSFERIYFSRGNDRDIYKERRMLGQLLAPEILKKLNYDFENTVVSYVPNTAATCFYGLIDGINECRKELEIEEILKNKETLTKEYLKNVFRNNVRREKVLIKDTKIRTFITTEKDRGNLVGSVYDITYNSIRPQVDNLVIVDDSIVRGTTMRDSILSILGRLNPKKVIVVSSCPQIRYPDCYGIDMSRMKEFVAFNAVLEVLKDKKMTHKLDEIYQNCKAENEKPLHQIQNRLKDLYALVSEEEIVAKIAQLLTPKDYSSEVEFVFQSIEGLHKACPDNLGDWYFSGDYPTPGGNRVANRSFCYFYEKNPARAY comes from the coding sequence ATGAGCGATTCTATCAAACACGAATGTGGTATTGCATTCATTCGACTGCTTAAACCTCTTGAATACTATAAAGAAAAATACAATGAGCCATTATGGGGCTTGTCTCGAATGAGACTCTTAATGGTTAAACAACTCAATCGCGGTCAAGATGGTGCAGGATTGGGGGTCGTAAAGCTCAATCCGGAATTTGGTAATAGATATTTAGCACGTAAACGCTCTATTTCTAAGGGAGCTGTCGCAGAAATATTTGAACAAATACATGAACAGTACAAGGCTTTTCCTGCGGATAAACAAGAAGATATTGATTGGCTAAAGGTAAATTTCCCTTATGCCGGAGAAGTGTTGCTTGGTCATTTGCGTTATGGTACAAGCGGGGGGAATAATATAGAGAACTTGCATCCCTTCTTGAGACAAAATAACTGGATGAGTCGTAATCTCATGATGGCAGGTAATCACAATTTGACTAATGTGGATGAATTGTTTGAGACTTTGATTCAGTTGGGACAACAGCCTAAGGAGATGAGCGACAATGTTACCATTTTGGAAAAAATCGGACATTTTTTGGATGAAGAAAATCAAGAGATTTTTAGAAAGTACAAGGACTTAGGTTTAACTAATGTTGAAATTACGGAGAAGATTAAACAAGAACTGAACCTTGTCAAGATTCTGAAAAGAAGTGTCAAAGATTTTGATGGGGCATACAACCTTGTGGGGATTGTAGGTCATGGAGATTCATTCATTATTAGAGACCCGAATGGTATCAGACCGTCTTACTATTATGCAAATGATGAATTTATTGTAGGAGCCTCAGAAAGAGCTGCAATTTGCACCGTTTTTAATCTTCAACCGGATGATGTGCAAGAGCTGGAACCGGGTCATGCATTAATTATCAAAGCAGACAAAAGTTGGATGATTGATGAAATTATTCCTGCCGGTGAAAAGAAAAGCTGTTCATTTGAAAGAATATACTTCTCCAGAGGAAATGACCGCGATATCTATAAAGAGCGGAGAATGTTGGGGCAGCTGTTAGCACCCGAAATATTGAAAAAGCTGAATTATGATTTTGAAAATACTGTTGTTTCTTATGTGCCCAATACGGCTGCTACTTGTTTTTATGGCTTAATTGACGGTATTAATGAGTGTAGAAAGGAACTGGAAATTGAAGAAATTCTAAAGAATAAGGAAACGCTGACTAAAGAATATCTTAAAAATGTTTTTAGAAACAATGTCAGAAGAGAAAAAGTGCTTATAAAAGACACCAAGATTCGCACATTCATTACAACTGAAAAAGATCGTGGAAACTTGGTAGGCTCAGTTTATGATATTACTTATAACTCCATAAGACCCCAAGTGGATAACCTTGTCATTGTAGATGATTCTATTGTTAGAGGGACCACCATGCGCGATAGTATTTTAAGTATTTTAGGCAGATTGAATCCTAAGAAGGTGATTGTTGTGTCTTCTTGCCCACAAATCCGCTATCCTGATTGTTACGGTATTGACATGAGCCGTATGAAAGAGTTTGTGGCATTTAATGCAGTATTGGAAGTGTTAAAAGATAAGAAAATGACACACAAATTGGATGAAATTTATCAGAACTGTAAAGCAGAAAACGAAAAACCTTTACATCAAATTCAGAATAGATTAAAAGACTTATATGCGTTGGTGAGTGAAGAAGAAATTGTTGCAAAAATTGCACAACTGCTTACTCCAAAAGATTATTCATCTGAAGTTGAGTTTGTGTTTCAGTCAATAGAGGGATTGCATAAAGCATGTCCAGATAATTTGGGTGATTGGTATTTCTCAGGCGATTATCCTACTCCGGGAGGTAATAGGGTTGCAAACCGCTCCTTCTGCTATTTTTACGAAAAAAATCCAGCCAGAGCTTATTAA
- a CDS encoding DUF4292 domain-containing protein encodes MRNILKPSAICLVFAVVAISWSACKNRKQIVSEDLSIITADNYVKVLQAKASGWTLFSSKLKVEYIDGGSSMTANASLRMKRDSLIWMSVSVLGFEAARVLITQDSFFIMQKMPQKHIEANSIDVLGNYIGTSVSLTQLQNLLLGNTILEPRQYRWSDSPDEGIFYLKGRKDSIEVTHRYYFKNIVPIDAVIRSLTVYNKATITYQGTQKTNLKDVPAKCSFKIEYSPESQPISVNIDFQSPEFPNNLTFPFSKPTNNE; translated from the coding sequence ATGCGGAATATCTTAAAACCAAGTGCGATCTGTTTAGTATTTGCTGTTGTAGCGATTTCATGGAGTGCTTGTAAAAATCGAAAGCAAATAGTTTCCGAAGATTTGTCTATTATTACTGCGGATAACTATGTGAAAGTATTGCAAGCAAAAGCATCAGGATGGACATTGTTTTCAAGTAAACTTAAGGTAGAATATATTGATGGTGGCTCAAGTATGACAGCCAATGCCTCATTGCGTATGAAACGCGATAGTTTGATTTGGATGTCTGTGTCTGTATTGGGATTTGAGGCTGCTCGAGTGCTTATTACACAGGATTCTTTTTTTATTATGCAAAAAATGCCGCAAAAGCATATAGAGGCAAATAGTATTGATGTGTTAGGTAATTATATTGGTACTTCTGTTTCATTGACTCAATTACAAAATTTATTACTTGGAAATACAATTTTAGAACCGCGCCAATATCGTTGGAGCGACTCACCGGATGAAGGTATATTTTACCTAAAGGGGCGTAAAGATTCAATCGAAGTTACGCATCGATATTATTTTAAAAACATTGTACCCATAGATGCCGTTATACGTAGTTTAACAGTGTATAACAAGGCTACCATTACTTACCAAGGCACACAGAAAACCAATCTTAAGGATGTGCCAGCTAAGTGTTCTTTCAAAATCGAATACTCACCGGAGAGTCAGCCGATTTCAGTAAATATTGACTTTCAATCACCGGAGTTCCCGAATAATTTAACATTCCCATTCTCTAAACCTACAAACAATGAATAA
- a CDS encoding peptidoglycan DD-metalloendopeptidase family protein, with protein MNNFFLKYILLVFVAVFVINTAQAQDRKTLERKKIAAQKEIDLTKKILLQTGKQKTDNLHALMAIKNLIKAREKLIYTLSQQVDEVANELEIQKEELIVLESRLEAEKGNYAKLIVNTYKTRGTYNEVAFIFSSTGFFNALTRLKYLKMFSNEQDRLVHSIEEKKVQIHDAIVRLEKLKIELESLLGQRVQERDKLEGDKVQKDEMVKSLSNREKELNEKLKKQQAAYNELDRQIKIAIQREIEEARKKREAENKKKGKTEENKSNVNILTPEAQALSNEFAGNRLKLPWPTETGFITQKFGNNAHPTLAGIYIENNGVDIATQKGTKARAVFKGEVVTIFQVPGMGKAILINHGEYYSVYARLDEIFVKQGQKVNTKESLGIIFTDDSGKTELHFEIWKNTDKLNPEQWLMKR; from the coding sequence ATGAATAATTTCTTCCTTAAGTATATTTTGCTTGTGTTTGTTGCAGTATTTGTCATTAATACAGCCCAAGCTCAAGATAGGAAAACGCTTGAAAGAAAGAAAATTGCGGCTCAAAAAGAAATTGATTTAACAAAGAAAATTCTTTTGCAAACCGGCAAACAAAAAACAGATAATCTGCACGCCTTAATGGCTATCAAAAATCTTATCAAAGCAAGAGAAAAACTCATTTATACGTTATCACAACAAGTAGATGAAGTTGCTAATGAGCTTGAAATTCAAAAGGAAGAATTAATTGTTCTGGAAAGTAGATTAGAAGCTGAAAAAGGTAATTATGCGAAACTCATTGTAAATACTTATAAAACACGCGGCACATACAATGAAGTTGCTTTTATTTTTTCATCAACAGGGTTCTTCAATGCTCTGACCCGTTTGAAATATCTAAAGATGTTCAGCAATGAACAAGACAGGCTGGTTCACTCAATTGAAGAAAAAAAGGTTCAGATACATGATGCCATTGTACGACTGGAAAAACTGAAAATTGAATTAGAATCTTTATTAGGACAAAGAGTTCAGGAGCGAGACAAACTGGAAGGTGATAAAGTTCAAAAGGATGAAATGGTAAAATCTTTGTCAAATAGAGAAAAAGAACTCAACGAAAAACTAAAAAAGCAACAAGCCGCTTATAACGAACTTGACAGGCAGATAAAGATTGCGATACAACGAGAAATAGAGGAGGCACGCAAGAAACGAGAAGCCGAGAATAAGAAGAAAGGTAAAACGGAAGAAAATAAGTCCAATGTGAATATTCTTACACCTGAAGCACAAGCTTTGTCTAATGAGTTTGCGGGTAACCGATTAAAACTGCCATGGCCCACAGAAACAGGATTTATAACCCAAAAGTTTGGAAATAATGCACATCCCACGCTTGCAGGCATTTACATCGAAAATAACGGAGTAGATATTGCCACACAAAAAGGAACAAAAGCCAGAGCAGTGTTCAAAGGTGAGGTTGTTACAATTTTTCAAGTGCCGGGTATGGGAAAAGCAATACTCATCAATCACGGTGAATATTATTCTGTTTATGCGCGTTTGGATGAGATTTTTGTAAAACAAGGACAGAAAGTGAATACCAAAGAATCTCTGGGAATTATTTTTACGGATGATAGCGGTAAAACCGAATTACATTTTGAAATTTGGAAAAACACAGACAAGCTGAATCCCGAGCAGTGGTTAATGAAAAGATAA
- the rlmD gene encoding 23S rRNA (uracil(1939)-C(5))-methyltransferase RlmD, with amino-acid sequence MVKKKKFDIVPAVTIERAGGEGKAIAHLDGKVAFVKYAAVGDVVDLRLTKVKGKFIEAEIHKLITPGSARLQPFCEHFGTCGGCQWQHVSYQEQLAIKNQWALDCLNRIGKVDIAEVLQPMAAPDLIAYRNKVEFTFSDKCWEEHFDKNNPKGLKGLGFHVPGRWDKVLDIRYCHIASDLMNQVQNRIKAIAKQHEFEFWKTREQVGWLRNLLIRTSSTGDNMVILSVFDERPESITLIFDTLASEFPQVNSWLYTINDKRNDSWTGLEPIVYRGKGYMEERMEDLVFKIRPFSFFQTNFKQALNLYKLARDWAQITSQDTVYDLYSGTGTIALFVAKLAKKVIGLEYVESAVSDAKDNAIANGLDNTFFQSGDMKDLLNTSFFEIHGVPDIIITDPPRDGMHPDVIQAILSASPRRIVYVSCNPATQARDLTLLSTKYDVIKSQAVDMFPHTAHIENVAMLELR; translated from the coding sequence ATTGTGAAAAAGAAGAAGTTCGACATTGTTCCTGCTGTAACCATAGAGCGTGCGGGTGGAGAAGGCAAGGCAATCGCCCATTTAGATGGGAAGGTGGCTTTTGTGAAGTATGCTGCAGTTGGCGATGTGGTAGATTTACGTTTGACCAAGGTCAAAGGGAAGTTTATAGAGGCTGAAATTCATAAATTAATTACACCGGGAAGTGCCAGGCTACAGCCTTTTTGCGAGCATTTCGGTACTTGTGGAGGATGTCAATGGCAACATGTGAGCTATCAAGAGCAACTTGCAATCAAAAATCAATGGGCTTTAGACTGTTTGAACAGGATTGGCAAGGTAGATATTGCAGAGGTTTTACAACCTATGGCTGCACCTGATTTAATTGCATATAGAAACAAAGTTGAATTTACGTTTTCTGATAAATGTTGGGAAGAACATTTTGATAAAAACAACCCTAAAGGCTTGAAAGGGCTTGGGTTTCACGTGCCAGGCAGGTGGGATAAGGTGCTGGATATTCGTTACTGTCATATTGCATCTGATTTAATGAACCAAGTACAGAACAGAATCAAAGCGATTGCAAAACAGCATGAGTTTGAGTTTTGGAAAACGCGAGAACAAGTAGGATGGTTGCGTAACTTGTTAATCAGAACTTCATCAACAGGCGATAACATGGTAATCTTGTCTGTGTTTGATGAGCGACCGGAAAGTATAACACTCATTTTTGATACATTAGCTTCTGAGTTTCCGCAGGTAAATTCTTGGCTCTATACAATCAATGACAAACGAAATGACAGTTGGACTGGGCTGGAACCTATTGTGTATAGAGGCAAAGGTTATATGGAGGAGCGAATGGAGGATTTGGTATTTAAAATCCGACCTTTTTCTTTCTTTCAAACTAATTTTAAACAAGCTTTAAATCTTTACAAACTTGCGCGGGATTGGGCGCAAATAACTTCTCAAGATACTGTCTATGACCTTTATTCAGGTACCGGAACTATTGCATTATTTGTGGCTAAGTTGGCAAAAAAAGTGATTGGATTGGAATATGTTGAGAGTGCTGTTTCAGATGCAAAAGACAATGCAATTGCAAATGGTCTTGATAATACGTTTTTTCAATCCGGAGATATGAAGGATTTGCTCAACACTTCCTTTTTTGAAATCCATGGCGTACCGGATATCATCATCACCGACCCACCCAGAGACGGAATGCATCCGGATGTCATTCAGGCAATATTGTCAGCATCCCCGAGGCGTATTGTTTATGTGAGCTGCAACCCTGCAACGCAGGCAAGAGATTTGACCCTGCTGTCAACAAAATATGATGTGATTAAGTCTCAAGCGGTAGATATGTTTCCGCATACAGCACATATAGAGAATGTTGCAATGTTAGAGCTGCGATAA
- a CDS encoding 1-deoxy-D-xylulose-5-phosphate synthase, with the protein MSLLEKINSPSDLKKLTQDELQSYADELRGFVIDTVSKTGGHLAANLGAVELAVAIHYVFNTPEDKVVWDVGHQAYPHKIITGRREVFSQLRQFQGISGFPKMNESQYDAFGTGHSSTSISAVVGMAQADKLLGKSNCHIAVIGDGALSAGQAFEGLNNLGFLKLPVIVILNDNHIGIDPVAGALNNYLKSLEEGQPNLFTRLGFAYKGGIDGHNLAQLISVLSEAKNTTIPILLHVKTVKGKGFEPAEREQTRWHSTSGFDKINPLGQHAVKAGMKYQDVAGKKLLQLAQLHQDVVAVTPAMISGSSLHFMQQAFPERVFDVAIAEQHAVTFSAGMAASGLKPFCFLYSTFMQRAMDQIIHDVCLQHLPVVFCIDRAGLVGEDGATHHGVFDLSLLHAIPNTVICTPSSVQDLETMMEFAYSYSHGPVFIRYPRGTGKETELDSALFELGKAQIVRQGEDIALLSFGTIRDRVDAVAENLLMNGINPTIVDMKFLKPLDTEMLTRLLSDHKLFCTFEDGAVVGGAGSAVSLWLHQNGLENKMYCFGIPDEFVTQGKTELLFDYYGLKVEEMSRHILKFVQQNQ; encoded by the coding sequence ATGAGTTTGCTTGAAAAGATAAATTCTCCTTCCGACTTAAAAAAATTAACCCAAGATGAATTGCAAAGCTATGCTGATGAATTACGAGGGTTTGTTATTGATACAGTCAGTAAAACCGGAGGACACTTAGCTGCGAACTTGGGTGCAGTTGAGTTGGCAGTAGCTATTCACTATGTGTTTAATACTCCTGAAGATAAGGTTGTCTGGGATGTTGGACACCAAGCATATCCTCATAAAATTATTACAGGAAGAAGAGAAGTCTTTAGCCAACTCAGACAGTTTCAAGGTATTTCTGGTTTTCCCAAAATGAATGAAAGTCAATATGACGCTTTTGGAACAGGACATTCATCCACATCCATATCCGCGGTTGTTGGAATGGCACAAGCAGACAAATTATTAGGAAAATCAAATTGCCATATTGCCGTTATCGGAGATGGTGCATTGTCTGCCGGACAAGCGTTTGAAGGATTAAACAATCTTGGCTTTTTGAAATTACCGGTCATTGTAATTTTGAATGATAACCATATAGGAATTGACCCGGTGGCGGGTGCACTCAATAATTATTTAAAGTCATTGGAAGAGGGGCAACCTAATTTGTTCACCCGACTTGGTTTTGCATACAAAGGCGGGATTGACGGACACAATTTAGCACAACTTATCAGTGTCTTGTCAGAAGCAAAAAATACTACGATTCCGATTCTGCTGCATGTAAAAACAGTGAAAGGCAAAGGGTTTGAACCTGCAGAGCGTGAACAAACACGTTGGCACTCTACCAGCGGATTTGATAAAATTAATCCATTGGGGCAACATGCGGTTAAAGCAGGGATGAAATACCAAGATGTTGCCGGCAAAAAGTTGCTTCAACTTGCGCAATTACACCAAGATGTAGTAGCAGTTACACCTGCTATGATTAGTGGTAGTTCTTTGCATTTCATGCAGCAAGCGTTTCCTGAAAGGGTATTTGACGTAGCCATTGCAGAACAGCACGCTGTAACGTTTTCCGCAGGCATGGCAGCAAGCGGATTAAAACCATTTTGCTTTCTCTATTCTACTTTTATGCAAAGAGCAATGGATCAAATCATTCATGATGTTTGCTTGCAGCATTTACCTGTTGTTTTTTGCATAGACAGGGCAGGATTGGTTGGGGAAGATGGTGCTACTCATCATGGTGTTTTTGATTTGAGTTTGCTACATGCTATTCCGAATACCGTGATTTGTACTCCATCTTCGGTTCAAGATTTGGAAACAATGATGGAGTTTGCTTACTCTTATTCGCACGGTCCGGTCTTTATTCGATATCCGCGCGGTACGGGTAAGGAGACTGAACTTGATAGTGCACTTTTCGAGTTGGGTAAAGCGCAGATTGTTCGGCAGGGGGAAGATATTGCATTACTTTCCTTCGGAACAATTCGCGACCGTGTAGATGCGGTTGCAGAGAATTTATTAATGAATGGAATAAATCCTACCATTGTTGATATGAAGTTTCTCAAACCCTTGGATACCGAAATGCTGACAAGACTACTGTCTGACCACAAATTGTTTTGTACATTTGAGGATGGTGCTGTTGTAGGCGGTGCCGGTTCAGCAGTTAGTTTATGGTTGCACCAAAATGGTTTAGAAAACAAAATGTACTGTTTTGGGATTCCTGATGAGTTTGTTACACAAGGCAAAACTGAGCTGTTATTTGATTACTATGGTCTGAAAGTGGAAGAGATGAGCAGGCACATTCTTAAATTTGTGCAACAAAATCAATAA
- a CDS encoding DsbA family oxidoreductase, translated as MKVEIWSDVMCPFCYIGKRYFEAALKQFTHQQELEVVWKSFQLDPTIPEVIEHKQNVYEYLAQSKGISVEQSVSMHERVREMAANAGLHYNFDKLVVANSFKIHRMIQYAKTHGLGDTAEEVFFEAYFINGKDLADTQTLISLGEQIGLTKAQVNEALTNDEFAYAVKQDIMEAQSLGISSVPFFVFDRKYGIAGAQPIESFIQTLNQSYEEWAKTNHIANLKVQNGPACSTDGHCE; from the coding sequence ATGAAAGTAGAGATATGGAGTGATGTGATGTGTCCTTTTTGTTACATTGGTAAGAGGTACTTTGAGGCAGCACTGAAACAATTTACTCATCAACAAGAGTTAGAGGTGGTATGGAAAAGTTTTCAACTGGATCCTACCATTCCTGAAGTTATTGAACATAAGCAGAATGTTTACGAATATCTTGCACAAAGTAAAGGAATAAGCGTTGAACAGTCAGTCTCAATGCATGAAAGAGTGCGGGAAATGGCAGCAAATGCCGGATTGCACTATAATTTTGATAAATTGGTAGTTGCCAATTCTTTCAAAATTCATCGTATGATTCAATATGCAAAAACACATGGGCTTGGGGACACGGCTGAGGAGGTGTTTTTTGAGGCTTATTTTATTAACGGAAAAGATTTGGCAGACACTCAAACACTGATATCCTTAGGAGAACAGATTGGTTTGACAAAGGCGCAAGTCAATGAAGCACTTACAAATGATGAATTTGCTTATGCAGTTAAGCAAGATATCATGGAAGCACAGAGCTTGGGTATTAGCAGTGTTCCTTTCTTTGTCTTTGATAGGAAATATGGAATTGCAGGAGCGCAACCCATTGAATCATTTATTCAGACTCTCAATCAGTCTTATGAAGAATGGGCAAAGACCAATCACATTGCCAATCTCAAAGTACAAAATGGTCCGGCATGTTCAACAGACGGACACTGCGAGTAA
- the trxA gene encoding thioredoxin, translating to MKENYYSNFVLNNPSNMIKQTTYLFSLFFAILTISSCSQNSEIASLSPQEFQTQYQNESGNAILLDVRTPQEYNVSRIEGAQNIDVNSPEFENQVSSLDKNKTIYVYCLSGSRSKDAGNRLSKLGFKVKELNQGLLGWRNAGLPTANTDPQTGEKRLSASEKFYEEIKGDKLVMVDFYADWCRPCKIMEPDVNRIKKERTDDVTVLKINTDNEQALAEKYQISAIPTLILFKNNEVLYNQAGLHSYEQLTELINKYK from the coding sequence ATGAAAGAGAATTACTATTCTAATTTTGTACTAAACAACCCAAGTAATATGATCAAGCAAACCACTTATTTATTTTCACTTTTTTTCGCAATCTTAACAATCAGTTCATGTTCACAAAACAGTGAGATTGCCAGCTTATCCCCTCAAGAGTTTCAAACACAGTATCAAAATGAATCGGGTAATGCAATTTTACTTGATGTGCGTACTCCACAAGAATACAATGTTAGCAGGATTGAAGGCGCACAAAACATAGACGTTAACAGTCCCGAATTTGAAAATCAAGTTTCAAGTTTAGACAAAAACAAAACCATTTATGTGTATTGTCTTTCCGGGTCAAGAAGCAAAGACGCTGGTAATAGATTATCAAAATTAGGCTTCAAAGTAAAAGAACTGAACCAAGGTCTATTAGGTTGGAGAAATGCAGGTTTACCAACTGCCAATACAGACCCTCAAACAGGCGAAAAAAGGCTTTCTGCATCCGAGAAATTTTATGAAGAGATTAAAGGAGACAAACTTGTCATGGTTGATTTCTATGCTGACTGGTGCAGACCTTGCAAAATCATGGAACCCGATGTTAACCGCATCAAAAAAGAAAGAACTGATGACGTTACTGTATTAAAAATCAATACTGATAATGAGCAAGCATTAGCCGAGAAATATCAAATTTCAGCAATCCCAACGCTGATATTGTTCAAAAACAACGAGGTTCTTTATAATCAAGCCGGTTTACACAGCTATGAGCAACTGACAGAGTTGATAAATAAATACAAGTAA